A window from Cryptomeria japonica unplaced genomic scaffold, Sugi_1.0 HiC_scaffold_181, whole genome shotgun sequence encodes these proteins:
- the LOC131867726 gene encoding F-box/kelch-repeat protein SKIP20-like yields the protein MDFLRELPEQIFRDILLRVPYICHSKIKQLLEPAKEMLESFQFYQDRIKFGLTKKYICFLEDHISISIYDPTDQSRKLLPPTNAIVHKIINVNHKIVVLGQSRHLTPLLLIYDFLPSIWKHGAEFPTPRPANLEFACCASPDGSIYIAGGNDNGLNELREAAVYKVDEDKWELLPKMHQGMYSCRGLFIEGMFYVIDINRCQRFDPTTRAWTTINMSIPNSCLDVMYAFQRLIAFTSKGIEQYDWEGNLWRQLETLPQHHPVLNVCATVSCDRILFCGIFRNPDIYICKLYMYKPGAPFSERWISVDQPNSFLEGMVQSIATIEI from the coding sequence aTGGATTTTTTGCGGGAACTCCCTGAGCAAATATTTCGAGACATCTTATTAAGAGTGCCATACATATGTCACTCAAAAATTAAGCAGCTGTTGGAACCTGCCAAAGAAATGTTGGAAAGTTTTCAGTTTTATCAGGATAGAATTAAGTTTGGGCTGACTAAGAAATATATATGTTTTCTCGAGGATCATATTAGCATATCTATATACGATCCTACTGATCAGTCACGTAAACTGCTCCCTCCCACAAACGCAATCGTTCATAAGATTATAAATGTGAATCATAAGATTGTTGTGCTGGGCCAGTCACGCCATTTAACTCCATTGTTATTGATATATGATTTTTTACCTAGTATATGGAAGCATGGTGCTGAATTTCCCACCCCCAGACCTGCAAACCTAGAGTTTGCATGTTGTGCCTCACCTGATGGATCGATTTACATTGCGGGAGGAAATGATAATGGTCTCAATGAACTTCGTGAAGCAGCAGTTTATAAAGTAGATGAAGACAAGTGGGAGCTTCTTCCTAAGATGCACCAGGGAATGTACAGCTGTAGGGGTCTTTTTATTGAAGGAATGTTTTATGTCATTGATATTAATAGATGTCAAAGATTTGATCCCACCACAAGAGCATGGACAACAATAAATATGTCTATTCCTAATTCTTGCCTCGATGTTATGTATGCCTTTCAACGACTAATTGCATTTACAAGTAAAGGAATAGAGCAATATGATTGGGAAGGAAATTTATGGAGGCAATTGGAAACTCTCCCTCAACACCACCCTGTTTTAAATGTTTGTGCCACAGTGTCGTGTGATCGAATTTTATTTTGTGGAATTTTTCGTAATCCTGATATCTATATTTGTAAACTGTATATGTATAAACCTGGAGCACCTTTCTCTGAGAGGTGGATTTCTGTTGACCAACCCAATAGTTTTCTGGAAGGGATGGTTCAATCTATTGCCACCATTGAAATTTAA
- the LOC131867727 gene encoding F-box/kelch-repeat protein SKIP20-like, with protein sequence MDFLRELPEQIFRDILLRVPYICHSKIKQLLEPAKEMLESFQFYQDRIKFGLTKKYICFLEDHISISIYDPTDQSRKLLPPTNAIVHKIINVNHKIVVLGQSRHLTPLLLIYDFLPSIWKHGAEFPTPRPANLEFACCASPDGSIYIAGGNDNGLNELREAAVYKVDEDKWELLPKMHQGMYSCRGLFIEGMFYVIDISRCQRFDPTTRAWTTINMSIPNSCLDVMYAFQRLIAFTSKGIEQYDWEGNLWRQLETLPQHHPVLNVCATVSCDRILFCGIFRNPDIYICKLYMYKPGAPFSERWISVDQPNSFLEGMVQSIATIEI encoded by the coding sequence aTGGATTTTTTGCGGGAACTCCCTGAGCAAATATTTCGAGACATCTTATTAAGAGTGCCATACATATGTCACTCAAAAATTAAGCAGCTGTTGGAACCTGCCAAAGAAATGTTGGAAAGTTTTCAGTTTTATCAGGATAGAATTAAGTTTGGGCTGACTAAGAAATATATATGTTTTCTCGAGGATCATATTAGCATATCTATATACGATCCTACTGATCAGTCACGTAAACTGCTCCCTCCCACAAACGCAATCGTTCATAAGATTATAAATGTGAATCATAAGATTGTTGTGCTGGGCCAGTCACGCCATTTAACTCCATTGTTATTGATATATGATTTTTTACCTAGTATATGGAAGCATGGTGCTGAATTTCCCACCCCCAGACCTGCAAACCTAGAGTTTGCATGTTGTGCCTCACCTGATGGATCGATTTACATTGCGGGAGGAAATGATAATGGTCTCAATGAACTTCGTGAAGCAGCAGTTTATAAAGTAGATGAAGACAAGTGGGAGCTTCTTCCTAAGATGCACCAGGGAATGTACAGCTGTAGGGGTCTTTTTATTGAAGGAATGTTTTATGTCATTGATATTAGTAGATGTCAAAGATTTGATCCCACCACAAGAGCATGGACAACAATAAATATGTCTATTCCTAATTCTTGCCTCGATGTTATGTATGCCTTTCAACGACTAATTGCATTTACAAGTAAAGGAATAGAGCAATATGATTGGGAAGGAAATTTATGGAGGCAATTGGAAACTCTCCCTCAACACCACCCTGTTTTAAATGTTTGTGCCACAGTGTCGTGTGATCGAATTTTATTTTGTGGAATTTTTCGTAATCCTGATATCTATATTTGTAAACTGTATATGTATAAACCTGGAGCACCTTTCTCTGAGAGGTGGATTTCTGTTGACCAACCCAATAGTTTTCTGGAAGGGATGGTTCAATCTATTGCCACCATTGAAATTTAA